AATTAGAAGAGTAGCACAGATTTTGGAGAAAGAGCAAGTTATATGGGCTACAAAGAAGGGGAACACTGAAACCAATCCAACAAAGAATGTCATGATAgaacagaggaggaagaaagtggattgatttttttttccttcatcctGAGTAGTACGCTTACTACTCTTACACACAACTGCAAAGTTAGCTCACAAAGAGTAAAACTGGCAGCTGTAAACTGAAGGGTAATTCAATCTATTATGTGCTGTCAGTCACACACTGGTTGATCTACTATGCAGCATTCTTTCTGGTTTTCCCATTTATCAAAACAAACCCATATCCCAACCAGTGAATGAATGGGTTGCCCCAATTTAATCAGGAAACACCATCACTTTTCAAACTCCATCAGTAATGTCTGAAGATAGCAAACATTCAACATTTTGATAACTTTTGTTAAATTCTTTTAATAAGACAAATATCACCACATAACAAGTAAATCAGACTGGTTACAAATTAGATTACATAATGCAGATTTAATTGACAAGTATTCTGAATTAGTCTTTCCGTAATTGAAGTGTCTCCTCCTTAATACCATCTTTTGTGACAATGGAGATCTTAAGTGCATCTCCAGTGTATACATCTCTCTCAGCTGCAGAAATAAAGACATCTTTAACTAGTTGCATAGCCTTTTCCAGGGACAAAGGTACGTGCTCCACATTTTGCATATTCTTGAAGCCAACCTAGGAAAGAAAGTGACACTGGATTACGTTTTGTTtcacaggtttttaaaaattcaagtaAAAAGAAACTAAAATTAGTTTAGTCAGACATCAGAATTGCTAGGCTTAAGTGTGAACAGAAATTCTAAAACATAGATCAATCTCTTCTGAACACCAAACACTTGCAAAGGGATTTGGTTCAACAATTTAAACTGATGTAAGACTGCTCAAAAGCTGGTGCATAAAGGGAGGTGTGCTAGTAATTCTATTATACCTACTGAGTAGAAAGAGCAGGAAATTGGGCTCCGGATAAGGCAAGTATGGTTTTTCTCCTCTTCAATATATATAGAGTAGTTTTATTAAAAACCACAATGAACATTCAAACTGAACCAGTTCATACAGAGGCTTCCCATTCTAGCATTGCTTGAGAGCTACCACACTCAGCATTATGCCAGATCATCCAGTAGAGCACAATCTGTTTACACATTGCTTTGCAGTACTCTAAGAACATTAAGAATTTGCACAAGTGTGAACATTCAAGTTTCTAAAGATTGTCCAAGACTTTCACTAACGTTTGCCCTTAACAGAATGGTGCAGGGAAAGAACCACCGTTCCACAGCCTAACTATGTTACAGCCCTATTACACATGAGCCATGGTAAAATTATTCGGAAAGAATGAGACACATAAGGTTACCaagatgtaaaatatttttgacacAAAAATCAAGACTACTTTACCTGGTTGTCAAGTAGGGGCTGTAGCATGGCACTTGCTGAACCACCAGCTTTGAAGGCATCTCTCTGGTATGAACCTACTGGGTCAAAGCTGTACACTGCTCCCTTCccttgaaaagaaaaatgtatattaaatCTACAtgccagaaaaatattttcttaatgatATACAAGATCTACTTCAAAAACACTACATATACTAGTTTCCAAGCCATCCTGAGACAAGATTAATAACTTGACCTCTGAAGAAAAGGTGACTGGAGGTTTGAGGATAAAGACCAGCTCTGATTCTTCGTCAAAGCGATAGAATAGAGGATCCTAATGGTATTCTGGCTGGAGCTCAACAAAATAATTGGAAAAGCTTAAAAGCCAGAGATAAGAACATGCTTCTGAGGTGCTAAAAGTGATAGTTACTTTCCAAGTTTTATTGAACTACAGCTTTTATATAATCCATATCTCCAAAAGTTTTGATTTGAAAACAGTATATTTGTTAATCTCACAGGCCATTCAGAAAAGGAATATGCTGCTGGAACAGCCCTGCCTACCAATAAAAATAAAGGATCTGAAGGTAAAGTTAGCATTAAGATGGGAGTTGGTAAAACATTTCATCTTTAAACTAGATGTATATGCTTGACCCCCAATACAGGCAAAGTCCTGTGAACAGAACACTGGCAACCCATGCCACTGGCATTCCAGTGTTCTGTATGGTTTCTTTTCCAAACAGCTTGAAAGACAAGCAGTGTATTCCAAtccacctttaaaaaaattaaaagatgaaaAGATAGAAAGGTAGTGTTTTTAGCAAAGATGTTATTTCAGTCATTTGAAAAAATAGGATTTAGCCATCTTTAGATTTTGGAGTTCATACAGACTCTTCAGAGACTGACAGTAGTAATATATCGAGATGTTGGTGAAAACTATAAGATTGGTCATATAAACTATGCATTAGTTTACCTACTTAAAGGGAATGTAATACTTACCAAAGctattataaagtgctttgagagtctCAAACAAATGTGTGTGAAGAGCAACATTTCATGTGAGAGAAGCAAGCATACAAGCTTCTTCAAACTGCACCACCAGTCTGCTTCTGCTGAAATGATTGCCCTTCACCTGTAGAAATCAGCCACCGCTCCCTTTGCTCTCCACAAGAAAGTCTAAGTCTTTACCTTCTTCATCAAGCCCACCAATGATGTTGTAAACGTAGTAAGGAAAGAAGCGTCGAGAATACAGGATTGTCGACAGCATTGCTGCAATAGCCCCAGTAGTCATGATCTTGTTATTGGAATGCTTGTACATCTGTGGTGCAGCACACACAAAGGTGGGGTAAACAGTAATATTAGAATAGTAAGTGGACACTATTTTTATAACAAGTAAATTTCAAACTACATCTCACCAAGAAGAAGAGTGCATAGCAGGAGTATAATTCAAATACATTTAATGATATGAAAATTCAATTAGTAATCTAAAAATTATCATGATTAAATGCTGGTGTACACATTGGGTTTCTTAAAGTAGTTTAAGCGCAAAATTTAGGTTTCATACAGAAGTTTTCATAAAACCACTGATATTACTCTTCACAATTTGTGTTCTAATTGCCTTTGCATTTTACTCAGTAAATACACGTAAGTAACTTTCACTTTCTAGTTCTTTCACTAGCAGTGCTACAATGTTTGGGGTATAAATATTTCAGGGGAATGTTTGAAACAAAACAGCCAACTTTACtttgttacatttttatttcagctTCTTCACCTGATCTAATTATTGCTCACTTCTCTAATATTTTAATAAGGTTTTTATTACTTTCATTTATACATAAAAATATCAAACATCTAGCTACCTTTAGTCTTGCTTCGATAATTTTAGTCAGTGTAAGGCAGTCTCCATGAAAACCACTGCATCCAATGACTGTTTGATCTGTTCTGTAAAATGCAAAATTTGATATTTCAGTAAGCACTAAAAACATGAACCATCAACTCCACCAGTTTCTTACATTGATGAGCAACACTAGGAAAGTACTGAACATATTCTTAGCATTTTTTAATGCAATGCATCAGCTGGTAACAATGATCACCTAATTCTCTATAGACTATTAGGAAGGGATTTGCAAATCAATATGGCTCTGTAtaccagtttgggaaccacttaTCTAGTGGTTAAGTGCAAGACTGTGAGAAAGGAGAAACAGATTCTATTCCCAGTCCTGTCAGCTAAATTTTGTAATACCACGGGTACGTGatttaacctctgtgcctcaaaCTGCCAATCGAAGATTGGAACAACAGCATTTACATACCTTATAGGGCTATTTAATTAACGTTTTATAAAGTGTGATCAGAGTGAAGGAGCTATAGAAATGCGAATCATCAAAAtattaaacttttatttaaaaattaatgagGGTCGATAGTCATTTCAAGCTTAACTATTTACAAACTGTGCCATCTAAAAATtgacaatatattttatataaagctGTTAAATTTGTTATTAACTTTAACAGCCTAAAGTGACAGTTTTTTCTCTTACTATAAGGCTACATCAATGATAGGCAGCCACCACATTTCAGCAGACTGAAATGGTGCCAAGATAACTCACCACTGGGCATTACCAAGAAGTTACTGATATGCTAAGGAGTTAGCTGGGAGAAACTTGAACTCATGTGAACAGTCAAAGACAACAGAGGGTTTGCATCTGTAGCTGGTGGCAGTTGGGAGTGTGAGTGAGGCATTTGCCACATTTAAAAGCATGTAAtgataaactttttaaaaaaagaaaaggaggacttgtggtaccttagaggctaaccaatttatttgagcatgagctttcgtgagctacagctcacttcatcggatgcatactgtggaaactgcagcagacattatatacacacagagaccatgaaacaatacctcctcccaccccactgtcctgctggtaatagcttatctaaagtgatcatcaagttgggccatttccagcacaaatccaggttttctcaccctccccccccccaaactcactctcctgctggtaatagcccatccaaagtgacaactctcttcacaatgtgtatgataatcaaggtgggccatttcctgcataaatccaggttctctcacttcctcacccccctccaaaaaccacacacacaaactcactctcctgctggtaatagcttatccaaagtgaccactccccctacaatgtgcatgtgggggggtgagaaaacctggatttgtgctggaaatggcccaccttgattatcatgcacattgtagggagagtggtcactttggataagctattaccagcaggagagtgagtttgtgtgtgtggtttttggaggggggtgagggagtgagagaacctggatttattcaggaaatggcccaccttgattatcatacacattgtgaagagagttgtcactttggatgggctattaccagcaggagagtgagtttgtggggggggggggggggcggagggtgagaaaacctggatttgtgctggaaatggcccaacttgatgatcactttagataagctattaccagcaggacagtggggtgggaggaggtattgtttcatggtctctgtgtatataatgtcttctgcagtttccacagtatgcatccgatgaagtgagctgtagctcacgaaagctcatgcgcaaataaattggttagtctctaaggtgccacaagtactccttttctttttgcgaatacagactaacacggctgttactctgaaactttttaaaggGGACACTATCCACGTGCACTGAAGGAAGTATAGGAGAAACATGAAAGAAGATTGAAAAAGGAATTGCTGACAGGTTCACTGCTGATCTCTGCTAGGGAGCTATTGGAAGTGCCACATGATCTACTGTAATAATGGACTACTGATGTACCTACTGGGTGTCAGGAACAGGCAAAGCTATTCACAACAGCAACTCTAAATGCTGCTACAATTAGCTGAGCACTCTTAGGGGTGCCCATCAAAAAAAGTAGATATACTTACCTTGTGTTTAGGAAATCAAAAACCATCAGGTCTCAGTGAAATTCAAGAAGCAAAACACAAACTAAGAAACTTGATCTCATTTATAGCATCACAAGAGAGCCCAAATTAAACCCTTACAAATTTGCTTCCTGTCTTACTGGAATATTTTTTCTGGGTCAGCAAATTAAAATGCTGGTCATTCAATCTCCCCAAGATGCCATACTACAAGATTAAAACTTACAGTTTATAGCATTTTGGACTGTCCCGGCTGTGAATTGCATAACCTTCACTCAGTCGCGTGTCTGAGGCAACAATAGAAAAGTCTTCTCCAGCAATTGCCAACACCGTCCTTAAAGAAAACAAAGACTAATGCATAATCATGATTTCTAACAAACACTCACTTAGGTGATAGGGAAATATAACTACTGCATGGTTCTCAAACTGATCTGAGAAGCTCGGTCACAATGATGGAGCTTTTTAGTTTTTAAGCAGTTATGCTTCCTGCTAGATGTCATACTGTCCAGTACTCAAGATTTCCagaagggttttaaaaaaaaaattcatacatTCACCATAAGTGGCTGCTTCATGTCTATATACTTTGGGTGGCAGTGGGCGTTATCTGTGTAAATTCAGTCACAATCAAATTTATAGACAACATGAAGAAGAGTAATACACGGGTAGGATGGTAAAAACTTTATTGTGACCTGTGCAAAGGGGCTGAGGATGAGTGGAGAATCAGTCCTCATAAAGGTAAAGTCTTACACAAAGGAAGTGAAAACTGCTCAGACATATATGATGGGAAGACACAACTAAGCACCAATAAATACCTTCACATTTGAGAGTTTCATTTTCATCTTGTCTTAATACTATCCTAGTTTTTTCAAATAACCAACTGCAATAGTTGCCACAAGTAAGTTACAGAATCAGAAGACTGGGGTAGGTGGTGGGACACCCAATGATCTCTTTTTAGAAGTGGTCCAACATTATGAAAAATTCTGTGAACCAACAAACTAGTGTATCTGTGTGCCCAGATCCCACAGTCACCTCAGAAAAGTGTATTAATAAAATGTCTAATCCACTGGTAACAGTTATCCCCAGGTAGCTTTCAACACAGCAGTTACAACTTTTATAGGATGATGTTACCATTGGGCTTTCTGAACAATTAAAGGTGGTTTACCTTACGAATATTGAGGATAACAGAGTCTAAAATGCATACGTTCTAGAAAGAAAGTGATAAAAATCTGCCAGGATAATTTGCCATTACAGTTTCAGAGAAGGGGATGAGATCACAAACACAAGCCAGGAGATCACTACACCTTGCTTTAGATTTAAATTAGACCCTTTTGTTGGATGCTCCCTTCTAAGCGTAACGGTGCTTCTAAAAGCTGGACGCAACACAGGGATTCTTCATCAGACTAAAACCTGCCTTTCAACGTCCCTCTGCCATGAAAGCTGCTGCACGGCCCAGCTTCAATATAGAAAAGCAGTTTCCAAACCTCCTTTCCTCCAGTCTTTCAAACAACATTCAGCTGCACAGACGGCATTCGTACGCCCTAGCATTGTGTGCGGCACCTAGAGATCGGGGCAGGTGCTCAACTACTAGTGAAAACAGTAAGCTACTCGCTGCCACTGAGACATTACAGCCACGGGTCCTCTTTACATGAGGGTCTTTTCATCACGTTGTTCGCCTCCCTTCTCTGCAGGCAAATGGGGGTCCCTCCAGTGTAGAGGAGCAAGAGGTGAGGCAAAACCCCACACTGAGCAGCTCGGAGCGGGGAAGCTGCTGCGGGGCTCCGAAGGCACCAGGGTTTCTGTGAATTCCCCTTCGGGGTGGTTCGCGGCCAGGCTACGGGCGGGCAGCGGGAGCCGTGGCTGTGACCCGGGCGTGGCCTCCGCGCCCTGGTCCCCGAGCCCGGCGCCGCGCTCGccggcttggggggtggggacacagcGGGGGGCGCGGGCCGGGCTCGGGGATCTACCGAGAACAGAAAGTGAAAGCGCCGGGCCCCGCAGCGCCACGAGCGCCcagggggggggctggggggggcgacGAGATCGCGGGGCTGCGGGTCCCAGCGGCGAGGGCCCGGCTCTTTACCCTCCGTTGAAGGTGTAGGGGGAGAACCGGTGCTGCACGGGGGCGCCGAGCTGATGCCCCATCCCGGGCCTGGGCTCCGCGTAGCCGGCTGTCGACAACATCCTACCGCGGGTTGGGAGCCGGTGCGCGGCTGCTGTCTCACGGCAAAATGGCGGCGCCGGAAGCGGAACTCCTTCCCTTACAGCGGCGTCCGCTCTAGGCTCACGCTGGCCTGATCTCCTCTGCTCCGGGTTCTCCCAGCGCCGCCTGCAGGCGGGAGGAGTGAACGCCGCGCGCCTGCCTGCAAGGTTCGGCCTCAGCAATGAATGCTCCCCAGTAGGGGCGAGGCGGGGGCGTCCACAGAGGGCGCGCTGCCTGCACCGACCCAGGGGTCTCCTCACGCTCACCAGAGGCCGAAAGAAGATGAACTGGCACAACTTGAAGAGCGGCTGCAGGGACTTTCAGGTCAGCCAGCCCCAGCGCTGCTCTCTAAGGCTCTCGccctttcactgggctgggttgGGAGTTTGTCTGGGCAACAGCCCCTCAGTCAGGTGGCATGCTGAAGTTAAAGGGTCCATGGCTGCTGAGAGTGAATGTTGGTCAGCTATGGGACAGCTGAGGAgaaccccctgctcctccccgcccccacccaaaaaaacacccccaaacaaacccaccctTGTATTTGGGAAAGTAAAAGCTTTCAGGGTTATGATGTGGCTTCACACTGCTCATACCGTGCTTTTAAGCAGGACAACTGCATGTAGGTGATATTGCAGCCTGTCTGTATATTTGATACAATCTCTTCTCAAAACCCTACCACACCCCAATGAAGTAAACAAGCATCTCATCAGTCActctctccccctgcacagagcacaCAGCCACTAAAGTCACAAGAATCAAATTATCCTTTTCTTATTGGGTGCTATGATAGTGTTTGCCACTCTTTTAAAGGATTCATCAACAGCAGACAAATTTATTTTACGTATATTTCTAATTTGCCAATTGCCACCATGTCTGGATGCATTCTCcaaggccccagtcttgcaaaaATTTACAAATGTGCTTAAGTGTAGGCTGTATGTAGTCtcgttgacttcaataggagtactCACCAGGCATAAAGTtattaaattaagcatgtgcaagCTTTATGTGTCTAATCTGATTTTCTCTCTTTATGGTATTGCCAGGACACTCTGCAATAGGTTACAGTGGTGTTAGTGATATGgaataaataaaaattttgaTAGCAGCCTTGGTTTGATTTGGGCTGCGCCAAGATGATTAACAAAAGGTAATCTTTAACAGTTGCTTTCTGCATTACTGTGACAACAAAACCAAACTGCACTGACTGTTGGCTGACACCTCAATTAGAAAAGACAACATTGTTAGCTGTGTAGTTAGGTAAAACAACTTCAACATTTTTTGCAAGGAAGTTTAGTTGACTATCAGGCCTTGCTGGATAAATTTGGCATGGTGACCACTGTGGTGCACCCCAGCAAAATGGTAACAGAACACATTTCAAGACCAAATTGCTCCCGGTAGTGCACAGACTATCACAAGTCTATTTTGAGTAGACTTGTTCCAAATAAACCATCTCCTGTAGGGACACCATGAGGCGGAAAATATGGACAAAACTAatgttgttaaaaataaatttaatctaATCTTGGACCACAAACACCAGAACACCCTTATCATAGTTGTACAGCTATTGTATAACATCAGAGTTGAGGACTAAGTGCCCTACCTCTGCATTCCACTAccataatttgttagtctctaaagtgtcacaagtactccttttctttttgcggatacagactaacacggctgctctgtgaaacctgtcataatatatatagatttcttttaaatttaaactgaactctgaatttcctgagtttGTAGTGCTTGCTCTTtggataattacaacatcctgATAATGTTTTTTACTCTTAATTTTTACTTCATTTATGTACTTTCAACCTTAATTTTATCTTTACTTAGCTTTTGTCTGGAGATTTATGAATTGGCATGTGTGAATAAGACTACTGAACATTAGTTTCTAGCTTTAATAACATAAAAATTACTCTATAAATCCATCAttattttctcccttcctcctgaAATTTGTATTTGCTTGAAAAAAGAGTAGggagtgtgtggtggggaggcagAAAGTTAATGAAGCTaaagggggataaacatgggatTATATATCTATTTCAGAGGGTAAAGGCCTGTCTAGGTGGAGATGAAAGGCCAACTGGATAAAAGCCATCAGGAAGCATGGCTTTAGCTAGGTGCGGTAAAGGATATCTAACCAAGGTTTTTAAGACAGTGACACTGAATCATGGCCAGTCTGTGGATTAGAGGAAAAGCAACCACCCAAAGCAGCATCAGTTGGATCAGTTTACACTCAGGGTGAAACCTGTATCTACATGATCcttaaattgaaaacaaaaataatctcgTGTTGAGTTtccaccagggccggctccagcttttttgccgccccaagcggcgaaggaaacaaaaaacaaaaaaaccaagcctggctgagctgccgccgaagaggaagagagggactgcagggcccgccgccgaagacccggatgTGCC
This genomic window from Eretmochelys imbricata isolate rEreImb1 chromosome 3, rEreImb1.hap1, whole genome shotgun sequence contains:
- the PSMB1 gene encoding proteasome subunit beta type-1 — its product is MLSTAGYAEPRPGMGHQLGAPVQHRFSPYTFNGGTVLAIAGEDFSIVASDTRLSEGYAIHSRDSPKCYKLTDQTVIGCSGFHGDCLTLTKIIEARLKMYKHSNNKIMTTGAIAAMLSTILYSRRFFPYYVYNIIGGLDEEGKGAVYSFDPVGSYQRDAFKAGGSASAMLQPLLDNQVGFKNMQNVEHVPLSLEKAMQLVKDVFISAAERDVYTGDALKISIVTKDGIKEETLQLRKD